The Chryseolinea soli genome contains a region encoding:
- a CDS encoding helix-turn-helix domain-containing protein, with the protein MTQNTKQRNLKKLAAFGRNLQRIRIEKGISQEDLADRANVAFSTINKLENGHLNTGVCTVFDLARALKVSPKELFDF; encoded by the coding sequence ATGACCCAGAACACAAAACAGCGCAACCTCAAAAAGCTGGCTGCTTTCGGACGTAATCTTCAACGCATCAGAATAGAAAAAGGGATCTCGCAGGAAGACCTTGCCGACCGGGCCAACGTGGCGTTTTCAACGATAAACAAATTGGAAAATGGACACCTCAATACCGGTGTCTGCACCGTGTTCGACCTGGCCCGCGCGCTCAAAGTGTCGCCAAAAGAGCTCTTCGACTTTTAA
- a CDS encoding efflux RND transporter periplasmic adaptor subunit, whose amino-acid sequence MISRRLTWACTAVFLLLISCGKKDQQTPVVNYAPEVKDHGNTIVFHDTLGINFFKTEVIGKKGVTANLTIPAKVSATVIPSVEGATQNIVLFENPDLAANYTSLIQHQININQIQNINIKQKQIELDRIKDLQAHGVATGKDLLDAQTALAMEQTNLANERAALIEHETKLKSNGFNPEVLRKSSAGMAYITCDLPENQLSRVTEGGPCTILFTSFPTETFHGKIDDIADVVDNATRMVKLRVTLKNPQNKLKAGMFALLSFGVDEGEVISVPKSAVITVQGKHYVFVKSDSLQYQRQEVSIGAQVGDRTLISNGIALGAKVVVEGSIQLKGLSFGY is encoded by the coding sequence ATGATATCTCGACGTTTAACATGGGCCTGCACGGCAGTTTTCCTGCTGCTGATCTCGTGCGGTAAAAAAGATCAGCAAACACCTGTCGTAAACTATGCTCCCGAAGTCAAGGACCATGGCAATACCATCGTGTTTCACGACACGTTGGGCATCAATTTCTTCAAAACGGAAGTGATCGGTAAAAAAGGCGTCACGGCCAACCTCACCATTCCGGCCAAAGTTTCGGCCACCGTCATACCTTCGGTCGAAGGGGCCACGCAAAATATTGTGCTCTTCGAAAACCCTGACCTGGCAGCGAACTACACATCGTTGATCCAACACCAGATCAACATCAACCAAATTCAAAATATCAACATCAAACAAAAGCAGATCGAGCTGGACCGGATCAAAGACCTGCAAGCTCACGGTGTGGCTACGGGCAAGGACCTGCTGGATGCCCAGACGGCCCTGGCGATGGAACAGACCAACCTGGCGAATGAACGTGCCGCCCTGATCGAACACGAAACCAAATTGAAGTCAAACGGCTTTAACCCTGAAGTCCTGCGAAAATCATCGGCAGGCATGGCCTACATTACGTGCGACCTGCCAGAGAATCAGCTCAGCAGAGTCACGGAGGGCGGACCGTGCACCATACTGTTCACTTCCTTTCCCACCGAGACATTTCACGGAAAAATTGACGACATCGCCGATGTTGTGGACAACGCCACCCGAATGGTGAAGCTCCGGGTAACGTTAAAGAATCCCCAAAACAAGTTGAAGGCCGGCATGTTTGCGTTGTTGTCTTTTGGCGTCGACGAAGGTGAGGTCATCAGTGTCCCCAAATCGGCGGTGATCACGGTGCAGGGAAAGCACTATGTTTTTGTTAAATCGGATAGTCTGCAGTATCAGCGCCAGGAAGTGAGCATCGGCGCCCAAGTGGGAGACCGCACCCTCATCAGCAACGGCATCGCGCTCGGTGCGAAGGTGGTGGTGGAAGGCTCCATCCAATTAAAGGGTCTATCATTCGGCTACTAA
- a CDS encoding efflux RND transporter permease subunit gives MIRGLLLFSLQNRLIVVGISVAMMAIGYWCFTQLKIEAYPDIADTNVIIVSQYPGRAAEEVEQQVTVPVERALQNTPRVLDRRSRTIFGLSVVQLTFQDGTDDYFARQQVLERLQSAQLPDGVSPELAPLSTAVGEIFRYVVEGPPSFTPTELRDLQDWVIKPYLLQTPGVADITTFGGPLKQFHILASPEKLRRYDLAISDVENAVAANNQNTGGNLIDQGEQGYAIRGLGAIKSETDIQNIVLKSENGVPIFLRDVASVEIAPPPPSGVLGYSVADDNTNVNSGVEGIVLLRRYENPSDALKALKQKLKDLQEHELPEGIRIRTLYDRSFLIDHSLQTVGKTLVEGVSIVVIILVLFLGSIRSALVVALTIPFSLLFAFILMRLTGIPANLLSLGAIDFGIIVDGACVMVEHLVRKYRSSSAADRRQGIIRITNLAAQEVGREIFFSVTIIILAYMPILLMTRVEGKLFSPMALTLAFAVIGSMLAALTLIPVLVSFAYGKTIANVDEPIKEHKNKVLDFLQDQYGALVKGILSKTKLTVLIGFAIVLTLVGFGSKLGTEFLPELDEGSIFLRGNFPSGITIQKNAQYSPQIRAIIRHYPQIAFVITQTGRNDEGTDPFPANRNEILVGLKDYHLWSDTVSKKELVSRIRVDLERAFPSVRFSSGQPIIDQVMEIVTGSAADLAVSIIGDDLVKMRPKADSIAAIVRNMKGSESVNIEQEGPQEQLAIKINRENAARFGINISDIENMIEAAVGGKVISVLYDGTKRYDIVIRYLPEFRNNVEVIKNLQVSSIAGALIPMSQLADITFVEGQTNIYRYSGKRMVTVRTNIRGRDQGGFVKDLEKKIHESIKIPKGYSVIYGGQYENLERAGKQLLITIPLTIVMVFLFLFMLFKSLKHTLVTMSCILFALAGGILALLLRGYYFNVSGGVGFVSIFGISVMAGVLLVSALNRAALESSFNVDTVQKTAEEQMRAILSILIVAIVGLIPAATSSGIGSDVQRPLATVIIGGLTSTLIFAPILIPPLYWWVERGNHTEEKTNDESEA, from the coding sequence ATGATCAGAGGGCTCTTACTTTTCTCGCTTCAGAACAGGTTGATCGTTGTCGGCATCAGCGTAGCCATGATGGCCATCGGCTATTGGTGTTTCACGCAATTGAAGATCGAAGCTTATCCCGACATTGCCGACACGAACGTGATCATCGTGTCACAATACCCCGGAAGAGCGGCCGAGGAAGTGGAGCAGCAAGTGACCGTCCCCGTTGAACGCGCCCTGCAAAACACACCACGCGTGCTGGACAGACGAAGCCGGACGATCTTTGGCCTCAGCGTCGTACAGCTAACATTCCAGGATGGAACCGACGATTATTTTGCCCGCCAGCAAGTCTTGGAACGCTTGCAGTCCGCACAATTGCCCGATGGCGTTTCACCCGAACTGGCACCACTGTCCACCGCGGTGGGCGAAATTTTTCGTTACGTTGTGGAAGGACCGCCCTCCTTCACCCCCACCGAGTTACGCGATTTACAAGACTGGGTGATCAAACCCTACTTGCTCCAAACACCCGGTGTGGCCGATATCACCACCTTTGGTGGTCCGTTGAAACAGTTCCACATCCTGGCGTCCCCTGAAAAACTCCGCCGGTATGATCTGGCGATTTCCGATGTCGAAAATGCCGTCGCAGCCAATAATCAAAACACCGGTGGAAATTTGATCGACCAGGGTGAACAAGGTTATGCCATCCGCGGTCTGGGGGCGATCAAATCCGAAACGGACATCCAAAACATTGTATTGAAATCCGAGAACGGCGTGCCGATATTTTTGCGCGACGTCGCCAGTGTGGAAATTGCCCCTCCCCCACCGAGTGGTGTGTTGGGCTATTCGGTTGCCGATGACAACACCAACGTCAACAGCGGTGTGGAAGGCATTGTCTTGTTGCGTCGTTATGAAAATCCCAGCGATGCGCTAAAAGCCCTGAAACAAAAACTCAAAGACCTGCAGGAGCACGAGCTGCCCGAAGGCATCCGCATCCGTACGCTCTATGACCGGAGTTTTCTTATCGATCATTCGCTTCAAACGGTGGGAAAGACCCTGGTGGAAGGCGTTAGTATCGTCGTCATCATCCTCGTCTTGTTTTTAGGAAGCATTCGAAGCGCTTTGGTGGTGGCCTTGACCATTCCGTTCTCTTTGTTATTTGCGTTTATCCTGATGCGGCTCACCGGCATCCCGGCCAATTTACTTTCGCTTGGAGCCATCGACTTCGGGATCATTGTAGACGGAGCCTGCGTGATGGTGGAACACCTCGTGCGAAAATACCGATCGTCCAGCGCGGCCGACCGCCGTCAGGGCATTATTCGGATCACCAACCTGGCCGCCCAGGAAGTGGGCCGGGAGATCTTCTTTTCCGTCACCATCATCATCCTGGCCTACATGCCGATCTTGCTGATGACCCGCGTAGAAGGCAAGCTCTTTTCGCCGATGGCATTGACGCTGGCGTTTGCCGTGATCGGTTCCATGCTTGCTGCGCTCACATTGATCCCCGTGCTGGTGTCGTTTGCCTACGGGAAAACGATCGCCAATGTGGATGAACCGATCAAAGAGCATAAAAACAAAGTGCTGGACTTTCTGCAAGATCAGTATGGCGCGCTGGTAAAGGGCATTCTCTCCAAAACAAAGCTGACCGTGCTGATCGGGTTCGCCATCGTGCTGACCCTCGTTGGTTTTGGATCCAAGCTTGGAACGGAGTTTCTGCCCGAGCTGGACGAAGGCTCCATTTTTCTCCGGGGCAATTTTCCTTCCGGGATCACCATCCAGAAAAACGCACAATACTCACCCCAGATCAGGGCGATCATACGGCACTATCCGCAGATCGCCTTTGTGATCACACAAACCGGCCGGAACGATGAAGGCACCGACCCGTTTCCCGCCAACCGGAACGAGATCCTCGTCGGCCTAAAAGATTATCATTTGTGGAGCGACACCGTTTCGAAAAAGGAATTGGTTTCGCGGATCCGCGTCGACCTCGAGCGAGCCTTCCCCAGCGTCCGTTTCTCGAGCGGCCAGCCGATCATCGACCAGGTGATGGAGATCGTGACGGGAAGCGCCGCCGACCTTGCCGTGTCCATTATCGGCGACGACCTCGTGAAGATGAGACCGAAAGCGGACTCCATTGCCGCCATCGTCCGGAATATGAAAGGCAGCGAGTCGGTGAACATCGAGCAAGAGGGCCCACAAGAGCAATTGGCCATAAAGATCAACCGCGAAAATGCAGCGCGCTTTGGGATCAACATCTCCGATATCGAAAACATGATCGAAGCTGCCGTGGGCGGGAAAGTCATTTCCGTTCTCTATGACGGCACCAAACGCTACGACATCGTGATCCGCTATCTGCCCGAGTTCCGGAACAACGTCGAAGTGATCAAGAACCTGCAAGTGTCCTCGATTGCCGGTGCGCTGATCCCCATGAGCCAATTGGCCGACATCACCTTCGTGGAGGGACAGACCAACATCTATCGCTACAGCGGCAAGCGCATGGTCACCGTGAGAACCAATATCCGCGGCCGCGACCAGGGTGGATTTGTAAAAGACCTTGAAAAAAAGATCCACGAGTCTATCAAAATCCCCAAAGGATACAGCGTGATCTATGGCGGGCAATACGAAAACCTGGAAAGAGCCGGCAAGCAACTCCTGATCACCATACCGCTCACCATCGTGATGGTGTTCCTATTCCTGTTCATGTTATTCAAAAGTCTCAAGCACACCTTGGTTACGATGAGTTGCATCCTGTTTGCCCTCGCGGGTGGAATTCTTGCCTTGCTGCTCAGGGGCTACTACTTCAACGTATCCGGTGGTGTGGGCTTTGTGAGCATCTTCGGGATCTCGGTGATGGCAGGCGTTCTGCTCGTCTCCGCTTTGAACCGGGCCGCGCTGGAAAGTTCGTTTAATGTCGACACCGTGCAGAAGACAGCAGAGGAGCAGATGCGGGCCATCCTGTCCATTCTCATCGTGGCCATCGTGGGGTTAATCCCCGCAGCGACCTCCTCCGGCATTGGCTCGGATGTGCAACGCCCCCTGGCGACCGTCATCATTGGCGGCCTCACCTCCACCCTCATCTTCGCGCCGATACTCATTCCCCCGCTGTACTGGTGGGTAGAGCGCGGCAATCACACCGAAGAAAAGACGAACGACGAGAGCGAGGCCTAG
- a CDS encoding TolC family protein, which translates to MRYRISFLLVLGYFVCLTAEAQSSMSLQEALKAARVNNLFLKTERYTIEAGQADVVSAKLRPNPALNNQTLQLANSKYYQENTAWNSPHNRQVWWQLTKPFQLPNQRKYRIDVANQGYNLINKNFLELERNVFFDVASKWLDVWIAQNQIRVIEIAKNNADTLAKINALRLKNQVISETDLIRTQLLSEQYAVQLKSVRQDLLNKRSQLRFLIGTTDSVDVDLTNEFLFPESINIDTLLRYALANRSDIQQIQSMITLSESNIKFQRSMALPQPELGMIWNPQNTVPYVGFFGTIELPIFSRNQGEIQKSTILKKQAEQNYVTVQTQIQTEINTAYKSFIVQQQNVERFTGILQQAQSILDRVRYAYLRGGTTIIDFLEAQRSWLETQQQYYDAQQQYRQSYIQLLFVSGLINQLAQ; encoded by the coding sequence ATGCGTTATCGAATATCCTTTCTATTGGTGCTGGGCTACTTTGTATGCCTGACCGCGGAAGCACAATCGTCTATGAGCCTGCAGGAGGCTTTGAAGGCCGCCCGTGTGAACAACCTTTTTCTCAAGACGGAGCGCTACACGATAGAGGCGGGCCAAGCCGATGTGGTCTCGGCCAAACTCCGGCCTAATCCCGCGCTGAACAATCAAACGCTGCAACTGGCCAACAGCAAATACTACCAGGAGAACACCGCCTGGAACAGCCCACATAACCGCCAGGTTTGGTGGCAACTGACCAAACCGTTTCAATTGCCTAATCAGCGGAAGTACCGGATCGATGTCGCCAATCAAGGCTACAATCTCATCAACAAGAATTTCCTGGAGTTGGAGCGCAACGTGTTTTTCGATGTAGCGTCCAAATGGCTTGATGTGTGGATCGCCCAAAATCAGATCCGCGTCATTGAAATCGCCAAGAACAATGCCGATACGCTGGCCAAGATCAACGCGCTCCGTTTGAAAAACCAGGTGATCTCGGAGACCGATCTGATCCGGACGCAGCTGTTGTCCGAACAGTATGCCGTGCAATTGAAATCCGTTCGGCAAGATCTACTGAACAAGCGAAGTCAATTGCGTTTTTTGATCGGGACAACCGATTCCGTGGATGTAGATCTGACCAATGAGTTCCTGTTTCCCGAATCCATCAATATCGATACGCTTTTGCGATACGCGCTCGCCAACCGGTCGGACATCCAACAGATCCAGTCCATGATCACGCTTTCGGAAAGCAACATAAAATTCCAGCGGTCGATGGCCCTTCCGCAGCCGGAGCTTGGCATGATCTGGAACCCGCAAAACACGGTGCCCTATGTCGGCTTCTTCGGCACGATCGAATTGCCGATCTTTTCCCGCAACCAAGGTGAGATTCAAAAGTCAACCATCTTAAAAAAACAGGCCGAACAGAACTATGTGACGGTTCAAACGCAGATCCAGACCGAGATCAACACGGCCTATAAAAGTTTTATCGTTCAACAACAAAATGTAGAACGGTTCACCGGCATCCTGCAACAAGCACAATCCATACTCGACCGGGTGCGCTACGCCTACCTGCGTGGCGGCACCACGATCATTGACTTCCTCGAGGCACAGCGAAGCTGGCTGGAAACGCAGCAGCAATACTACGACGCACAACAACAATACCGGCAAAGCTATATCCAGCTCTTATTTGTCTCAGGCTTAATAAACCAATTGGCACAATGA
- a CDS encoding DUF190 domain-containing protein, whose amino-acid sequence MLQAQIFIDKDELHGSQPLFEYIIRFLIRHKIKGATAFRGHIGFGLNQHLKRPDDLFSFDEPPMMITFIDEDEKVINTVSQLRKEFKNGLIITHPVEIH is encoded by the coding sequence ATGCTGCAAGCACAGATCTTTATCGACAAGGACGAACTCCACGGATCACAGCCCTTGTTTGAATACATCATCCGATTTCTGATCCGTCACAAGATAAAAGGTGCAACAGCGTTTCGGGGCCACATCGGCTTTGGTTTAAATCAACACCTGAAACGCCCCGACGATCTTTTCAGTTTTGACGAGCCCCCCATGATGATAACGTTTATAGACGAAGATGAAAAGGTGATCAACACCGTTTCCCAGCTTCGCAAGGAATTTAAAAATGGATTGATCATTACCCATCCGGTAGAAATTCACTAA